A window of the Umboniibacter marinipuniceus genome harbors these coding sequences:
- a CDS encoding PA3496 family putative envelope integrity protein codes for MDTVAIQAEEVAVKQPKKRGRRKKTERERNMRRMIEDKLDEMRLQRNVAQYCFDD; via the coding sequence ATGGACACAGTTGCTATTCAAGCTGAAGAAGTCGCAGTTAAACAACCTAAGAAACGCGGTCGTCGCAAAAAAACAGAACGTGAGCGTAATATGCGCCGTATGATCGAGGACAAACTCGATGAGATGCGCCTTCAACGCAACGTCGCTCAATATTGCTTTGATGACTAG
- a CDS encoding MFS transporter, protein MRKIGYLVAAQLLSFSVVTMMVVASSLIGLALSPLAELATLPLSLQVAAFAAALIPATQSMQRNGRRRVMLLMNGAAGCSLVLAMLAVLMHSFALFCFASACLGASLAYIQQLRFVAIESVLEPQQSKALSWIMMAGIGAAFLGPELINLGKLLVAREWIGAYCLALAALAITFLLLYRYLPAAQRSVTELEQVEKSRVSPALIVVLCAGALGGALMTLIMTATPITMHHHNGFDLIQTTTVIQWHIVAMFAPSLFTSKLLKYISIRQMMGLGALIIAVCAYIGFFAAEYHQFLLSLVLLGIGWNFLFMGSTLLLPTLSPQREKLRFQGYLDGSAATLQAIGTLTAGALLHFAGWTSILAFSGLVAIGVALSLSVKRYH, encoded by the coding sequence ATGCGCAAAATTGGCTACCTTGTAGCAGCTCAGCTACTGAGCTTTTCTGTTGTCACTATGATGGTAGTGGCAAGCAGTCTTATCGGACTAGCGCTCTCTCCGCTTGCAGAGCTTGCGACCTTACCGCTTAGCCTTCAAGTTGCCGCCTTTGCGGCAGCCTTAATACCCGCCACACAGTCTATGCAGCGCAACGGTCGAAGACGGGTGATGTTGTTGATGAATGGTGCGGCAGGATGCAGCTTAGTACTTGCGATGCTCGCCGTCTTGATGCACTCCTTTGCGCTGTTTTGTTTCGCATCAGCCTGCCTTGGTGCCTCACTTGCTTACATTCAGCAGCTTCGATTTGTAGCCATTGAATCGGTTTTGGAACCGCAACAGAGCAAGGCGCTAAGCTGGATCATGATGGCGGGGATTGGCGCAGCGTTCCTGGGGCCAGAACTCATCAATTTAGGAAAGCTACTGGTCGCTCGTGAGTGGATTGGCGCCTACTGCCTCGCCCTCGCTGCCTTGGCGATAACATTCCTACTGCTATATCGCTATCTACCTGCCGCCCAGCGCTCTGTTACCGAACTAGAACAGGTTGAGAAGTCGAGGGTCTCTCCCGCATTGATCGTAGTGCTCTGTGCCGGTGCCCTCGGCGGCGCACTCATGACACTCATTATGACCGCCACCCCTATCACCATGCACCACCACAATGGCTTTGATCTGATCCAGACAACCACTGTTATTCAATGGCATATTGTCGCAATGTTTGCCCCGTCACTATTTACTTCAAAACTGCTCAAGTACATCTCTATTCGCCAGATGATGGGCTTGGGCGCGCTTATTATCGCGGTGTGCGCATACATTGGCTTCTTTGCCGCCGAATACCATCAATTTCTTCTATCGTTGGTGCTATTAGGGATTGGCTGGAACTTCCTCTTCATGGGGTCAACACTTCTCCTGCCCACCCTTAGCCCTCAGCGCGAAAAGCTCCGCTTTCAAGGCTATTTAGATGGCTCGGCAGCAACATTACAAGCAATTGGAACGCTAACGGCAGGCGCTTTGCTGCATTTCGCGGGGTGGACTTCGATTCTCGCCTTTAGCGGACTCGTAGCTATTGGCGTGGCGCTATCGCTAAGTGTGAAGCGATATCATTAA
- a CDS encoding formylglycine-generating enzyme family protein: MPIFNAKKLSVRAALMLGIIVSVLIANGGIADSSKGETARTLASSALVGQLVEVPGGEYMMGSEQGRDREVPVHNVSIMSFHMQAKEVSWSQYRQCVEASHCAPPAGGTALHPQSPIVNVSYEDVLHYIQWLNGQSLGWFRLPSEAEWEYAARAGSTTKYSWGNEIDCTLAAFACNGRMSPSLVGSFAANDFGLFDMSGNVWEWTADCWNENYHGAPRFGIVWLDGDCTRRVVRGGSWFLYPSFLTVSYRDWRTVSDRVDSVGFRLVRELPPTAHR, translated from the coding sequence GTGCCAATTTTCAATGCTAAAAAACTCTCCGTGCGCGCTGCATTGATGCTAGGCATCATCGTTTCCGTCCTGATAGCTAATGGTGGGATTGCAGACAGTTCGAAGGGTGAAACTGCACGGACTCTAGCGAGTAGTGCACTGGTAGGTCAGCTAGTTGAGGTACCCGGTGGCGAGTACATGATGGGATCGGAACAAGGTCGTGATCGAGAGGTTCCTGTTCATAACGTGTCGATTATGAGCTTTCACATGCAGGCAAAAGAAGTTAGTTGGAGTCAGTATCGCCAGTGTGTTGAAGCAAGTCACTGCGCGCCGCCAGCCGGAGGCACTGCGCTCCACCCTCAGAGCCCTATTGTTAATGTAAGTTACGAGGATGTCCTGCACTACATTCAGTGGCTCAATGGGCAATCATTGGGATGGTTCCGCCTACCATCAGAAGCGGAGTGGGAATACGCGGCAAGAGCCGGTTCAACAACGAAGTACAGTTGGGGTAACGAAATTGATTGCACCCTCGCAGCGTTCGCTTGCAACGGCAGAATGTCGCCATCCCTTGTTGGTAGTTTCGCAGCCAATGATTTTGGACTCTTTGATATGAGCGGCAATGTCTGGGAATGGACAGCAGACTGTTGGAACGAGAATTATCATGGTGCACCACGATTTGGGATCGTTTGGCTGGATGGTGACTGCACCAGGCGTGTAGTTCGTGGCGGATCTTGGTTTCTCTACCCATCGTTTCTCACGGTGAGTTACCGCGATTGGCGCACTGTTAGTGACAGAGTGGATAGTGTTGGCTTCAGATTGGTACGAGAACTGCCGCCAACGGCGCATCGCTAA
- the rlmF gene encoding 23S rRNA (adenine(1618)-N(6))-methyltransferase RlmF → MTNQSPLHPRNPHRGRYDLFALGKTHKPLNGFIQRNPMGGKTINFANPSAVVALNTALLKHYYGLKAWHIPKGFLCPPIPGRADYIHHLADLLGEPNFNPTIRVLDIGTGANLIYPIIAQHSYGWKVVGTDINTQALNNAQTLIEENSLGASISLRHQADPRAILAGIINADDSFDAVLCNPPFHRSAEEANAGSERKTRQLSRHKRKKMPVGLNFGGSNAELWCEGGEVWFVSQMIRESERYATQVKWFSSLVAKQEDMPAIIRLLKKTANCQYQVIDMAQGNKVSRLVAWRFESMSQG, encoded by the coding sequence ATGACAAATCAATCACCGCTACACCCAAGAAACCCCCACCGAGGGCGTTACGACCTGTTCGCTCTGGGCAAAACGCATAAGCCACTAAATGGATTTATCCAGCGCAATCCTATGGGTGGGAAGACCATAAATTTTGCCAATCCTTCTGCGGTGGTTGCACTGAATACTGCATTGCTCAAGCACTATTATGGCCTCAAGGCTTGGCATATCCCCAAGGGGTTCCTCTGCCCGCCAATTCCTGGCAGAGCGGACTATATCCATCATCTCGCAGACCTGCTTGGTGAGCCCAACTTCAACCCCACCATTCGCGTCTTAGACATCGGTACAGGTGCCAACCTAATTTACCCCATCATTGCGCAGCATAGTTACGGCTGGAAGGTGGTGGGTACCGACATAAACACCCAAGCACTTAACAACGCCCAAACACTGATCGAAGAAAATTCACTTGGCGCTAGCATTAGCCTACGCCATCAAGCAGATCCTCGTGCCATCCTCGCTGGTATTATCAACGCCGACGACAGCTTCGATGCGGTACTTTGCAATCCGCCCTTTCACCGTTCCGCAGAGGAAGCGAACGCTGGCAGTGAACGAAAGACCCGTCAGCTCAGTCGTCACAAACGCAAAAAAATGCCCGTAGGATTAAACTTCGGAGGCAGTAACGCGGAGCTATGGTGTGAAGGAGGCGAAGTTTGGTTTGTGAGCCAAATGATAAGAGAAAGTGAGCGCTATGCGACCCAGGTTAAATGGTTTAGCTCATTGGTAGCTAAGCAGGAGGATATGCCAGCGATCATCAGGCTCCTTAAAAAAACCGCTAACTGTCAGTATCAAGTCATTGATATGGCGCAGGGAAATAAGGTTTCCCGGTTAGTAGCGTGGCGATTTGAATCCATGAGTCAAGGCTAA